A section of the Deltaproteobacteria bacterium genome encodes:
- a CDS encoding pyruvate dehydrogenase complex E1 component subunit beta, with protein MPEPRVISFREALREAMVEEMERDPSIFLMGEEVGHYNGAYKVSEGMLERFGERRVIDTPIAETGFAGVGIGAAMIGLRPIIEFMTWNFSLTAIDQVINNAAKLRYMANGQFTLPIVFRGPGGAAHALAAQHSQALEGFYAHVPGLKVVMPSTPADAKGLLKAAIRDDNPVCFIESEVMYALKGEVPTGEHVIPLGVADVKRPGRDVTLVTWSKMLHTSLKAAEQLATDGIEAEVVDVRTVRPLDAGAILASVRRTHRCVVVQEGWPFAGVGAEVVALVARDAFEDLDAPPERVTSLDVPMPYARNLEELVLPSPARVVATVRRLLGAEERRVGAPVHPARAQRGR; from the coding sequence GTGGAGGAGATGGAGCGCGACCCGTCGATCTTCCTGATGGGCGAGGAGGTCGGACACTACAACGGCGCCTACAAGGTCTCCGAGGGCATGCTCGAGCGCTTCGGCGAGCGGCGCGTGATCGACACGCCCATCGCCGAGACCGGCTTCGCCGGGGTCGGCATCGGAGCCGCCATGATCGGGCTCCGGCCGATCATCGAGTTCATGACGTGGAACTTCTCGCTGACGGCGATCGACCAGGTCATCAACAACGCCGCCAAGCTGCGCTACATGGCGAACGGGCAGTTCACGCTGCCGATCGTGTTCCGCGGCCCGGGCGGCGCCGCCCACGCGCTCGCCGCGCAGCACTCGCAGGCGCTCGAAGGGTTCTACGCGCACGTGCCGGGGCTGAAGGTCGTCATGCCCTCGACGCCGGCCGACGCGAAGGGGCTGCTCAAGGCGGCGATCCGCGACGACAATCCGGTCTGCTTCATCGAGAGCGAGGTGATGTACGCGCTCAAGGGCGAGGTGCCGACGGGCGAGCACGTCATCCCGCTCGGCGTCGCGGACGTGAAGCGCCCGGGGCGTGACGTGACGCTCGTCACCTGGTCCAAGATGCTGCACACCTCTCTCAAGGCGGCCGAGCAGCTCGCCACCGACGGCATCGAGGCCGAGGTGGTCGACGTGCGGACCGTTCGCCCCCTCGACGCGGGAGCGATCCTCGCGTCCGTGCGGAGGACGCACCGCTGCGTCGTCGTGCAGGAAGGGTGGCCGTTCGCCGGTGTGGGAGCCGAGGTCGTCGCGCTGGTCGCGCGCGACGCCTTCGAGGACCTCGACGCCCCGCCCGAGCGCGTGACCAGCCTCGACGTGCCGATGCCCTACGCGCGCAACCTGGAGGAGCTGGTGCTGCCGTCGCCGGCGCGGGTCGTCGCGACCGTGCGCCGGCTGCTCGGGGCGGAGGAGAGGAGGGTGGGCGCCCCCGTCCACCCGGCGCGCGCGCAGCGCGGGCGGTAG
- a CDS encoding 2-oxo acid dehydrogenase subunit E2 — MPKLSDTMEEGKILKWLKHPGDGVAIGEIIAEVETDKANMELEAYDEGTLAEVRVQEGESAPVGAVIAVLAAPGEGSAARPAAGAEKAAKAAPAAPAAKAAPGTPRAAPAKAEAGREGFRPTVVRRPEPGESLGASAAVKASPLARRIARDHGLDLGQVSGTGPGGRIVQKDVEAALAARGGTAPAPRKPAAPAEPRPAAGSRVELSRIRRTTAKRMGEAKREVPHFYASTEIAMDEAARLKEALAALEGEYEGLTYTHVVLKAVGLALTRVPELNASYDGDAMALHEAVNVGVATAVADGLVVPVVRHCDREPLAAIVRQARALLERARSGRFAADDLTGATFTVSNLGMLPVTEFAAVINPPQAAILAVGTIRETPVVREGQVVPGRMMTVTLSCDHRIIDGVLAGRFLRELKGLLENPLALVL; from the coding sequence ATGCCCAAGCTCTCCGACACCATGGAGGAGGGCAAAATACTGAAGTGGCTCAAGCATCCCGGCGACGGCGTGGCGATCGGCGAGATCATCGCCGAGGTCGAGACGGACAAGGCGAACATGGAGCTCGAGGCCTACGACGAAGGCACGCTCGCCGAGGTGCGGGTGCAGGAGGGCGAGTCGGCGCCGGTCGGCGCGGTGATCGCCGTCCTCGCCGCGCCGGGGGAGGGCTCGGCCGCGCGGCCGGCGGCGGGAGCCGAGAAGGCCGCGAAGGCAGCGCCCGCCGCGCCCGCTGCGAAAGCGGCGCCCGGCACGCCGCGGGCGGCGCCCGCGAAGGCCGAGGCGGGTCGTGAGGGCTTCCGGCCGACGGTCGTGCGGCGCCCCGAGCCCGGGGAGAGCCTCGGCGCCAGCGCGGCCGTGAAGGCCTCGCCACTCGCCCGGCGGATCGCGCGCGATCACGGCCTCGATCTCGGACAGGTCAGCGGCACCGGCCCCGGCGGACGCATCGTGCAGAAGGACGTGGAGGCAGCGCTGGCCGCCCGCGGCGGCACGGCCCCCGCGCCCCGGAAGCCGGCAGCGCCCGCCGAGCCGCGCCCGGCGGCGGGAAGCCGCGTCGAGCTCTCGCGCATCCGGCGCACCACCGCCAAGCGCATGGGCGAGGCGAAGCGCGAGGTCCCGCACTTCTACGCCTCGACCGAGATCGCGATGGACGAGGCGGCGCGGCTGAAGGAGGCGCTCGCTGCGCTCGAGGGCGAGTACGAGGGCCTCACCTACACGCACGTCGTGCTGAAGGCGGTGGGCCTCGCGCTCACGCGCGTGCCCGAGCTGAACGCGTCCTACGACGGTGACGCGATGGCGCTCCACGAGGCGGTCAACGTCGGCGTGGCGACGGCGGTGGCCGACGGCCTCGTCGTGCCGGTGGTGCGCCACTGCGACCGCGAGCCGCTCGCGGCCATCGTGCGCCAGGCGCGCGCCCTCCTCGAGCGGGCACGCAGCGGGCGCTTCGCGGCGGACGACCTGACGGGCGCCACCTTCACCGTTTCCAACCTCGGCATGCTGCCGGTCACGGAGTTCGCGGCGGTGATCAACCCGCCGCAGGCGGCGATCCTGGCGGTGGGGACGATCCGCGAGACGCCCGTCGTGCGCGAAGGCCAGGTCGTCCCCGGGCGGATGATGACGGTCACCCTCTCCTGCGACCACCGCATCATCGACGGCGTGCTCGCGGGGCGCTTCCTGCGTGAGCTGAAGGGGCTCCTCGAGAACCCGCTCGCGCTCGTCCTGTGA